The sequence below is a genomic window from Ipomoea triloba cultivar NCNSP0323 chromosome 2, ASM357664v1.
ATGTTCCCACAATATTTCTCAAAGGACTGGGTTCTTACTTCTTATGCATCAGATCAGAAATTCTAGAATTTTTCAGCACAGACTTAGCTCATTGGTTATTTAGGACTTGAAAGAAgagattaaatttgaaattcgGCAACAACATTGTAGagattatttttaaagtggACAGATTTCTTATGCGCATGGATACCTGGTGTTGTTTGCTGCTATTTACGGAGCTATTGATTTACAGAATTACAGTAATTTACATCCTCACACATACTCTGTCCAGTAACAGAGTAGAAACCTTTGAGACtaaagattcaatcttttggggAGGAAGAAATCTCAGAATTTGGACAAAATGATAAAGTTCAGGTTGATATTAAGGTATTACCCAATATCAGACACTAGATACGGACTCAGGCCTATAGTACACATTTAGATAACAATTCTCAGTTTTTTCCTAAACCAAAAGATAGTACCTTGAGATTATGTCAACGACTTAGAGCTGTGTAGGGAATTAACATAGATGAGTAATTTTTGGATAACTCTACCAAAAATaagtaacttttaaaagttggaTAACTGTACCAAAAAAGTCTTTTTTGCCAAATGTGTTTTGATAGGACACTTGTCAAGTTGTCATGCATATGCAATTTAGAGCTGTGTAGGGAATTAACATAGATGAGTAATTTTTGGATAGGGATTAGGCGTCTCTCCCTTTTGGGGTTTCCCCCTTCTATTTCTgatcaaaaaaaatatagataagTAACTTTTGGATAACTCTACCAAAAGAGTAATTTTCCACGGACTCTTAAATTTTACATTCATTTTTTTACGGGGGGCCAAAACGGTTCGGATAAATCAAACTGAAAAATCGTTCGGTTCATGTTTTAAGATAATCAAACGGTTTGATTAAAAATCGAACCGAATCGAAAAATCGAacgattttttaattaaatataaatatatattatattatattatatatatatatatatatattaaataatatatattatatttccaaACTAGAATGGATTTGGAATTCATTCCAGATTACTGGAATGAAAATCCAGTTTTGAAATTTTagtttcagttttattttaatttgtttgaattattaatttgttatgttggtatttaatatttagatattagactttggatttgggttatgtgatgtttcattcGTAGTTATTACGGCGCTCCGTCACGTCGCGGCGCCTCCCAACCGCCTTGTCCGCctaggaaatgttgaaattcAGGGGGTtgtaaaccgaaccgaaccactTTAAACCGAATCAAAAccaaaaccgaaccgaactctaatgttaaaccgaaaggtttaatattttttaaaaaccgaGAAACCAAAATCGAAACCAAAAAACTGAACCGAAGACCGAAACGTCACCCCTACATTTTTTACTCTCTATGACATGGCATGTcttgattgtttaatttaataaaggGTCGTGATATTAATTcattccttttttattttttctccaattaaatttgaacacaaatgaaaataaaaatttgagtaGAAATTTAGGAGTCCATGAAGTAATTTTCAAGTACTGCATACAACAAATGCATAAGTCATATGCATTTGAAGTGGGgaaatattaacattttttagataaaaaaaaaatcatcaaatccATACATGCTACGCGTTTGATGGTTTTTTTCTAATCTAGTTCATTCATTAATTAGTTTCAATGTGATCTTTTAATACTTTAAAGCGATGAATAATAACAACAtactcttttttaaaaataataaatttattaataattgatagACATATCTAGGCTGACACAATAAAGAAAATTAACTAAAGGGGATATTAACATTTTGATCCCTTAATTGTTTCCTAACTGTCAATGTAGTCTGCCGTAGTtttaatttcaaccaatttgattctcgaattatttaaaatttcgtcacttAAATATTTCCAGTGactatattaataaaattttaaaaatgtaaaaattacaattttagtcTTGAACCAATCTCATGAGTTTTAGATTTCTGGTTAGGTTGGATtactttattataaataaataaataaatatacaatacaAATAGATATAGAACAAGAGTACGTATCTAAAAGCAGTTGGGGGTTTGGCGATTAATTAGTTAGACTAAATCAAACCCAAATTCTTAAGTTGCGATAATATGGGGAGTAAACAGCGTAGTGTTTGCATGGCCATGATACAACGTTTGATGGAGCTTTGTTGTAGTGAGAGTGTAAACTGAGAAGCAACTATCTTCCAGCTCCTTCACTCGTTGCTCTCCTGCGTCTTCCCTATAAAACTCCAACTTCATTTTGATACCAAGCATCAGTCCTAtcccaaacaaaaaaattaagccTTGAATCGTTAAACAAAGTTCAAATTCAATATACatagattaataaaaattaagaaaaatacataatcataaaatgtccaaatactttaaaatgttttaaactcctccaaagtccaaatataagtacataacaaaacaaataaacttatagggttttaacttttaatttcttatatattttgtgtgtatatatatatatatatatatatatacacgtcattttatatatatgttaacttatttatttatacccTCCCTGTCCCCGATGGGGATGAGGAATTTCacccccatccccgcccccgttccCCGAACCCGCTCCCATCGTGGGAGGGAATCGGTTTTCCCCGTCGATGGCGGGTTGAATTACCATCCCTAATTGAGGTCAAATAAAGCAACAGTAATTTGAggttgctaatttttttttaaagtaaaaaaatcatAGGGTGGAGGGATGGTGCGTCAAAGTGTCGCGTGGCTATCATGCATCACATGCCTTATAAGGCTTTCTCCTTCCCTCCGGAAAaagtagagctgtcaaaacgggcttagcccgtcCCGCTCCCGCCAAAAAGGAAAGGTAGGGCGAGCTTTGAATTTTATGGCCCGTATTTTGGCAGGctttttgctcacccctactaAAATGGCAGGCTTTGGCAGGGCAGGCTTGGTGCCCAGCGAAGGCCCGCCAAGCCCGcctagtatgtatatattattaatattagtgtgtatatatatatatatacgtcattttatatatatgttaacttatttatttatattgaaaatttgTATTAGTAAGTAATACATtgtataaattaattgttattgCCTTATAGAttcacatattatgtatttgattatttgttaCTACTTATTActtagttattattgtgttcaacaaattacaaatgcatTGATATATGTCTaaactattcaaattattttagtatacacttattaactttttcatattaatttttatttaaatttaaaacttttaaaatttgacaaGCTCCCGCCAAGGCTCGCGTGGCGAATCGGCCCATTTTAGGCCCTTATTTTGACAGACTTTTTAGCCTGCTCTCGCCATTTGGCCTGGCGAGCCCCGCCCCGCCGACCCGTTTTGACAACTCTAGGAAAAAGTCACTTTCCCCTCATTTTCCCCTATCTAGCCCTTCTCCCCCTCTTTCATcctttctttctccttttttttttttttttatgcattgGAAATGCCTAAGGGAAATTGTAGTACTTaataggaaaaatgtaatactttttagatcaaaatataatatttgaagattgaagagttacttataagtgaaactataatacttatgaaaaattTGACTTGTCTCAGGGTTAAAGATTGTATCATAAGGTATTTTACCAATAAATAATTTGGAGTAGTATTATTGGACTATTTTTTTATGCGGATTATTCTTGCTATAAAAGTATTCTCAATAGTCCAAGATTTTGCACAAGTTTTTAGAATGAGTAGgaaagagaaaggaaggaaacaagaagaaaaaaaaaacttgaaaatgaataaaGCAAAAGCAATAACTGGCGACCATTCTCAATGCGACCACTCTCAATGCGCTCCGTGGGCGTGGGCGTGCGCCCACTGGGCGCTACGGGTGCGCCAACTagctgcattttttttttaaatagtttttgaGACCCACATTAGGGGAcaaaaaactattattattgagCTAAAATTCCTATTGGGGATGCTAActaatttaaaacattaaaaaaaaaaaaaacctgaagTAATCTAAATTTTAACTAAAGTAATCTAAAATTTTCTTCATATGTCAAGTCCCACGGTTAATTCTCGCACTAGATTACCTAAATATAGCTTTCATTAGTGCAAAACACGCAGCCCCATTAAATCGCTTGCTTATATCTCATCTCTACCCTTCTTCATATAAtatggggtgtttggcaaacagctgatagctgatagctgagTGAATTTGCTGATAGTTAATAGCTGATTGTgttagttggtttgaccaactAATAcattgtattagctggttataaaaaaaaatatttggtaaattaggtATTTACTTTTAATTGATTGTATGTAAAGTGACCTATAagggcattttgttaatttcttaattctttaattaaatttacaatttattattattattattattattaaatcagatgaaaccTGCCACCcgtactttattattattattattattattataattgccCATTTGACCCAAACCCACAACCCATTTGTAAACAAATCCCTACCCATTCTTTCTACCCATTCTCTAATTAAATCAGATGCGAGGAGAGAAGAAGCCCAGCGGAGAAGAGAAGAGCAGTGGAGGAGGCAAGAAAAAATgacaatgaagatgaagatgaagatgaagatgaagatgaagatgactCGGTTAGTCTCGTCTCCATTGTTGCTGtcgttgatttttttttttttttttttttttgtgaattaaaaatatagtttgTTCATTTGTTGTGTATTCTGAgttttgaagatgaagatgactTCTGTAATGAGTTAATAGTCACttccattattttatttacttttaatttgtggATTTTCTTGTGTTGATATGTGCCATGGCAACCTGAGAGAGGGAAGGAGAATAGGAGGAGATGAGTGTTTTccgttgtttttattttcctttatttttaatttgtgaatatatatgattttgggATGATGATCAAATTCGTATGTTCTGCAAAAAAATCAGGGATAATTTTGGCATCTTAGAAGAAATGGAATCATGTAAAAACAGTAGCTTTTTAAAAATAGCTTATTGACCCTATCAGCTATCCCAACAAGCTCTTCTACCAAACACTAATTTTGACTGATTGACCAGCTAATGATAAgctgataaccaaacaccccctatatATTCGCCATTTTAGCTTTACAATACCtttctgtctctctctctatcttccCCTGTTGGGAAGAGATCGATATGGATAATGGAGAAGTAGTTGAAAATGAGGAGCTGATTGTCTGGAGCGGAAACCAGCCGGAGAAGAAGCCAACTGGTGGGTCTGCGCTGCCGGCCATCGACGACGGTGGTATCGAGAAGGAGGCGGCCGCCGGAGAAGCCGTACCTAAACCAAACACCGCAGGTAACTGGCAACTAACTCCAACCACATATATCAATACTCTGTTGCTCTACGGCTGTACTTGTCCCTTCCctcatttttactttttttttttttttttttttaatgtttaataatacaaattttaatcttcaaaaaaaaaataatacaaattttaaatatataacttcaacaaaatatgatataaaattgaattgtaaataatcCCGACCATTAATACAAAATGAGATTTTTTGGGGGTAGTAATCAGAACTACTACTGTATATACGTGACTCTCGTGAGTATTGATTCCAAAGCTTATTGGCAGCCATGGCAGGACCTCAGTCTAGAGAGTAGAGATGTTTGTTTTTAAAtggttttctttttgttttttttgttttctttttatttgagtCACTgtcacaccaaaaaaaataaatattacggaatactataaaagaaattaagcaGAGGAAAAAAGAATTCTATTACatgtattttcaaattttactctctcacttttatttGTGATATACTGAGTATTTTTTGAAAGGAAGTAAAAGTTAAAGAGTAAGAAATGAAAGTTGATGTAGTATTTTTGGAAtacaaaagatgaagaaaaaagGCAACCATTTCCATGTTTTGATGAGTGATCAGGTGCATTGAAAGGGATGGCAAGATCACAGTTGTATGAGATCTGTGCAGCCAATCGCTGGAGCCCACCAGTCTTTGACTGTTGCAGTGAGGAAGGTCCAAATCATCAGAAAATGTAAGTTTCGGAATTTACTCAGTGCACAATTTCAAATAGTAATTGCATTTTTCATGTcactaagaaaaataaaataaagttgtgaGTTTAAGTCTTGGTTGAATTGTGTGTGTGCTAATGTTAAGAAGATGTTGGATGGATGTGTTGGTGGCATGCAGGTTCAAGTTGAAGGTAAGGGTAGAGATAAACAGGGAACATAAAGCGACGACTTTGGCGTGTTTTAGCAACCCGTTTCCGAAGAAGAAAGCGGCGGCGGAGAATGCAGCTGAAGGGGCACTCTAGTTCTTGAACCATCTTGGTTATCACTCAAACAATCAGTGAAAATCCTGGTTTTTCTGTCAGTCTGTAGTGGCAGTTGGTGACATCTGAACATCATTTACTGGTGGTTCTTCATCCTTAATTAGCTTGTCTATTTGTGTTGATTAGATGCAATtacaataaaattgtaatttcataacattttgttttttagttAGAGGAGCAAGAATTTACAAcccttcttctcttctctcagATACTGTTTACTGAATCAGCGAGCTAAACTCGTATCAGAAAGATTTACAATCCTTTATGATTATTGGTAGAGCTCATGATACAATCAAATATATCCAAACCAAAAATGGACGCCGATGCAAGAAGGGAGTGAAGTCTGCGGAGGGTGTGTTGGGGCAATTTAGCAGAATACTATATATGGCACCAATGTTTCTATTTCCAATCAACTAATCATTAGAAATACCGTACGGAATAACGTGATATTTCTCAAAGGACTGGGTTTTAGGGCTAGACAAAACGGTTCGAGTAATATGAACCAAACCGATCCGAAAAATTGATCGGTTCATGTTTTAAGAGAATCAATCGGTTCGGTTAAAAATCGAAACGAACCGAAAAATCGAacgatttttttaattatatatatatatatatatatatatatatatattataaataatatatatattatatttccaaACTAGAATGGATTTGGAATTCATTCCACATTACTGGAATGAAAATCcagttttgaaattttaatttcagttttattttaatttgtttgaattgttaatttgttatattggtatttaatatttagatattagactttggatttgggttCGTGATttttcatgcatagttattacggCGCTCCGTCACGTCGTGGCGCCCCCCAACCGCCTTGTCGCCTAGGAAATGTTGAAAGTCGGGGGTtgtaaaccgaaccgaattaaatccGAACCGAACCCTtcaaaccgaaaccgaaccgaaccgaactctaatgttaaaccgaatgatttaatacttttttaaaaCCGAAACCAAAAAAATCGAACCGAAGACCGAAACGCCCACCCCTACATTTTTTACTCTCTATGATATGACATGTcttgattgtttaatttaataaaggGTCGTGATATTAATTCAttcctcttttattttttctccaattaaatttaaacacaAGTGAAAAAATTTAGGAGTCCATGAAGTATTTTTCAAGTATTGCATACAACAAATGCATAAGTCATATGCATTTGAAGTGGGGaaatattaacatttttgagatacaaaaaaaaattcatcaaatCCATACACGCTACgcgtttgatttttttttttctaatttcaaaaatagatttagggaaaatatataaaaagcaTTTGacaaatgaatttttaatttattcactCATcaaactcatttaaaaaaaaaaacttatttggCAAAAGAGATTTTTCTTAGGCTTCtccaaattttttaaaaaagtgtttatttttattcataaatATCTCATCTCAATCAATTTCTCGAGTTGTGCAATAAAATCACAGAGAAGGTAGACTATGTGACCTATTTTCATTTGCAAGATCCTAATAGTTACATGACCAAAATTGAATTTTACTCTACCGTCAAATTAAAAATCGATtattaaatgtgacaatgttaCAATAATCGTGAGATTAAAATTGAAACTGTCCCATTAAAGaaacattttattataat
It includes:
- the LOC116011067 gene encoding ribonuclease 3-like protein 1; the encoded protein is MDNGEVVENEELIVWSGNQPEKKPTGGSALPAIDDGGIEKEAAAGEAVPKPNTAGALKGMARSQLYEICAANRWSPPVFDCCSEEGPNHQKMFKLKVRVEINREHKATTLACFSNPFPKKKAAAENAAEGAL